In one window of Episyrphus balteatus chromosome 3, idEpiBalt1.1, whole genome shotgun sequence DNA:
- the LOC129913881 gene encoding glycosyltransferase-like domain-containing protein 1-like, whose protein sequence is MPKPRILVLEPFYGGSHKQLIETIIECVPPGEYEVYSLPAKKWHWRARTSALYFSQVVPIDHEFKVIFTSSVLNLAELIGTRLDLMACRKIVYFHENQLVYPVREAKERDCQYGLNQILTCLAADQVIFNSNFNRTSFLESITPFLNIQPDLKLRNIQQKIEPKCEVLYYPIKFHSMPKRLIANEEQNSNEKDCLHLIWPHRWEHDKNPKLLVEVLLELNKRQVDFKVTICGENYQLVPEAFEGIQEKLGHKLVNFGFLPRDKYMKALMSGDIVISTAGHEFYGVAMLEATYCGCMPIAPNKLVYPEIYPKENLYNTSNQLIKMLYNWFRNPEMFRKQRDKFFEYFTYDKYSAEYLVPKYLEKLRI, encoded by the exons atgCCCAAACCAAGAATATTAGTTTTAGAGCCTTTTTATGGTGGTAGCCACAAGCAACTTATAGAAACGATAATTGAAT GTGTACCACCGGGGGAATATGAAGTTTATAGTCTTCCGGCTAAAAAATGGCACTGGAGAGCTCGCACTAGTGCTCTTTATTTTTCCCAAGTCGTCCCAATAGATCATGAATTTAAGGTGATTTTCACCAGCTCCGTATTGAATTTGGCAGAACTTATTGGTACCCGATTGGATTTGATGGCATGtcgaaaaattgtttatttccaTGAAAACCAATTGGTTTATCCAGTGCGTGAGGCAAAGGAAAGAGACTGTCAATATGGACTCAATCAAATCCTAACTTG cttAGCAGCCGATCAAGTAATTTTCAACTCGAATTTCAATCGTACATCGTTCCTAGAAAGTATCACCCCATTTTTGAACATTCAGCCAGATCTTAAACTAAGAAACATTCAACAAAAAATCGAACCAAAATGCGAAGTTCTTTACTATCCtataaaatttcattcaatGCCCAAAAGACTGATTGCCAACGAAGAACAAAACTCGAACGAAAAGGACTGTCTGCATCTGATATGGCCACACAGATGGGAGCAcgataaaaatccaaaacttttaGTCGAAGTACTCTTAGAGCTCAACAAAAGGCAAGTGGATTTTAAAGTGACTATTTGCGGGGAAAACTATCAATTAGTGCCAGAGGCCTTTGAAGGTATCCAAGAAAAACTTGGCCATAAATTAGTTAATTTCGGTTTCTTGCCCCGTGATAAGTACATGAAGGCTTTGATGTCGGGTGATATTGTAATATCTACAGCTGGCCATGAATTCTATGGTGTTGCCAT gCTTGAAGCTACATATTGCGGATGTATGCCAATAGCACCAAATAAATTGGTGTATCCGGAAATTTATCCAAAAGAAAATCTCTATAATACATCCAATCAACTTATTAAAATGCTCTATAATTGGTTTAGAAATCCAGAAATGTTTCGCAAACAGCGGGAtaagttttttgaatattttacatATGACAAGTACTCGGCTGAATATTTGGTTccaaaatatttggaaaaacttcgaatttaa